Proteins encoded together in one Luteimonas fraxinea window:
- a CDS encoding ribonucleoside-diphosphate reductase subunit alpha: MTSHETLATETPAAAADATPDTATAPAPSPISVAPPAVEPDDVVPPPPSAAMNTAIAEVFDADAGVSNWITKEAGNRRIPYDRARLERSIDRTHAEFPQLDIVDYKRSVFGFVERKDAVNADDLVDHLIREAEARVDVTAPEWEFFAARLYLHRLYKRASRNRFYDAEQKYGSYVGLQESLADRTIYSNDILRAYSKEELQEAGRMIEPERDRLFAYNGLYLLATRYLATDTSRAVFELPQERWLTIALYLMQNETKGGRERRMQLVGEAYWALSNLYMTVATPTLQNAGKVGGQLSSCFIDTVDDSLQGIYDSNTDIARVSKGGGGVGAYMGYVRSSGSAIRGVPNSSGGVVPWIKQLNNTAVSVDQLGQRKGAVAVYLDIWHRDIENFLDLRLNNGDQRLRAHDVFTSICIPDIFMEAVERRGDWYLFDPHEVHKIKGWHLQDFFDEKKGDPNGSFRRKYEEVVADERISRKTVKAIDIFKRVMVSQLETGNPFMFYRDEVNRKNPNKHVGRVYSSNLCTEILQNMSPTKMMQEIISGNQIVTTKQAGDFVVCNLSSVNLGRAVMPQAGQSDLITDVLERLIPIQVRMLDNVIDLNMLPVPQATITNQKYRAIGLGTFGWHHLLAQKGIQWNDAQAEDFSDSLYERINFLTVQASMELAKEKGAYPVFAGSDWHTGAYFSDRSYNSPEWMDLAAQVGVNGMRNGWLMAVAPNMSTAQIAGSTASIDPIYSAFYYEEKKDYRRPVAAPGLSLETWPYYEKGAYKVDQFASVRQNARRQRHVDQAISFNFYVPSTIPARTLLDLHMTAWNLGMKTTYYVRSNDIDIAECEWCSS; the protein is encoded by the coding sequence ATGACCAGCCACGAGACCCTCGCGACCGAGACCCCGGCCGCCGCCGCAGACGCCACACCGGACACCGCCACCGCACCTGCCCCATCCCCCATTTCCGTTGCGCCGCCCGCCGTCGAGCCCGACGACGTGGTGCCGCCGCCCCCGAGTGCCGCCATGAACACCGCAATTGCAGAAGTCTTCGACGCCGATGCCGGCGTTTCCAACTGGATCACCAAGGAAGCCGGCAACCGCCGGATTCCGTACGACCGTGCGCGCCTGGAGCGCAGCATCGACCGCACCCACGCCGAGTTCCCGCAGCTCGACATCGTCGACTACAAGCGCAGCGTGTTCGGCTTCGTCGAGCGCAAGGACGCGGTCAACGCCGACGACCTGGTCGACCATCTGATCCGCGAGGCCGAAGCCCGCGTCGATGTCACCGCGCCGGAGTGGGAATTCTTCGCCGCCCGCCTGTACCTGCACCGCCTGTACAAGCGCGCCAGCCGCAACCGCTTCTACGACGCCGAGCAGAAGTACGGCTCCTACGTCGGCCTGCAGGAATCGCTGGCCGACCGCACCATCTATTCCAACGACATCCTGCGCGCCTATTCCAAGGAAGAGCTGCAGGAAGCCGGCCGCATGATCGAGCCCGAGCGCGACAGGCTGTTCGCCTACAACGGCCTGTATCTGCTGGCCACGCGCTACCTCGCCACCGACACCTCGCGCGCCGTGTTCGAGCTGCCGCAGGAGCGCTGGCTGACCATCGCCCTGTACCTGATGCAGAACGAGACCAAGGGCGGCCGCGAGCGCCGCATGCAGCTCGTCGGCGAGGCCTACTGGGCGCTGTCGAACCTGTACATGACCGTCGCCACCCCGACGCTGCAGAACGCCGGCAAGGTCGGCGGCCAGCTGTCGTCGTGCTTCATCGACACCGTCGACGATTCGCTGCAGGGCATCTACGACTCCAACACCGACATCGCCCGCGTCTCCAAGGGCGGCGGCGGCGTGGGCGCGTACATGGGCTACGTGCGCTCCAGCGGCTCGGCGATCCGCGGCGTGCCGAACTCCTCCGGCGGCGTGGTGCCGTGGATCAAGCAGCTCAACAACACCGCTGTGTCGGTGGACCAGCTGGGCCAGCGCAAGGGCGCGGTCGCGGTCTACCTCGACATCTGGCACCGCGACATCGAGAACTTCCTCGACCTGCGCCTCAACAACGGCGACCAGCGCCTGCGCGCGCACGACGTGTTCACCTCGATCTGCATCCCCGACATCTTCATGGAGGCCGTCGAGCGTCGCGGCGACTGGTACCTGTTCGACCCGCACGAGGTCCACAAGATCAAGGGCTGGCACCTGCAGGATTTCTTCGACGAGAAGAAGGGTGACCCGAACGGCAGCTTCCGCCGCAAGTACGAGGAAGTCGTCGCCGACGAGCGCATCTCGCGCAAGACCGTCAAGGCGATCGACATCTTCAAGCGCGTGATGGTGAGCCAGCTCGAAACCGGCAACCCCTTCATGTTCTACCGCGACGAAGTGAACCGGAAGAACCCGAACAAGCACGTCGGCCGCGTGTATTCGTCGAATCTCTGCACCGAGATCCTGCAGAACATGAGCCCGACGAAGATGATGCAGGAGATCATCTCCGGCAACCAGATCGTCACCACCAAGCAGGCCGGCGACTTCGTCGTCTGCAACCTGTCGTCGGTGAATCTGGGCCGCGCGGTCATGCCGCAGGCCGGCCAGAGCGATCTGATCACCGACGTGCTCGAGCGCCTGATCCCGATCCAGGTGCGCATGCTCGACAACGTGATCGATCTCAACATGCTGCCCGTGCCGCAGGCCACGATCACCAACCAGAAGTACCGCGCGATCGGTCTGGGCACCTTCGGCTGGCATCACCTGCTGGCGCAGAAGGGCATCCAGTGGAACGATGCGCAAGCCGAGGACTTCAGTGATTCGCTGTACGAGCGCATCAATTTCCTGACCGTGCAGGCCAGCATGGAACTCGCGAAGGAAAAGGGTGCCTACCCGGTGTTCGCCGGCAGCGACTGGCACACCGGCGCGTACTTCAGCGACCGCAGCTACAACTCGCCCGAGTGGATGGATCTGGCCGCGCAGGTCGGCGTCAACGGCATGCGCAACGGCTGGCTGATGGCGGTCGCCCCGAACATGTCCACCGCGCAGATCGCCGGCTCCACCGCGTCGATCGACCCGATCTACTCCGCGTTCTATTACGAAGAGAAGAAGGACTACCGTCGCCCGGTCGCAGCCCCCGGCCTGTCGCTCGAGACCTGGCCCTACTACGAGAAGGGCGCCTACAAGGTCGACCAGTTCGCATCGGTGCGCCAGAACGCGCGTCGCCAGCGCCACGTCGACCAGGCGATCAGCTTCAACTTCTACGTGCCCAGCACCATCCCCGCCCGCACGCTGCTCGACCTGCACATGACCGCGTGGAATCTCGGCATGAAGACCACGTACTACGTGCGTTCGAACGATATCGATATCGCCGAGTGCGAGTGGTGCAGTAGCTGA
- a CDS encoding flavodoxin gives MRILLAHTSLSGNTRDVARAICARCEEMGHTVTWIDADIQTLAKVCPDGAEHDLYVLGSWSINAGRTPPEMKRFIEDLVAAVGKPERLAVFGTGETQWGEENYCGAARRMAAFFGTRYPRLEIEQMPHGEHDATKIRRWTDHILACTETLTHADPPRLHA, from the coding sequence ATGCGCATCCTCCTCGCCCACACATCGCTCAGCGGCAACACCCGCGATGTCGCGCGTGCGATCTGTGCGCGGTGCGAAGAGATGGGCCATACCGTCACCTGGATCGATGCCGACATCCAGACGCTCGCCAAGGTCTGCCCCGATGGTGCCGAACACGATCTCTACGTGCTCGGCAGCTGGAGCATCAACGCCGGGCGCACGCCGCCGGAGATGAAGCGCTTCATCGAGGACCTCGTCGCCGCGGTCGGCAAGCCGGAACGCCTGGCGGTGTTCGGCACCGGCGAGACGCAGTGGGGCGAAGAGAACTACTGCGGTGCGGCCCGGCGCATGGCCGCGTTCTTCGGCACGCGGTATCCGCGGCTGGAGATCGAACAGATGCCCCACGGCGAACACGACGCCACCAAGATCCGACGCTGGACCGACCACATTCTTGCCTGTACCGAGACCCTGACCCATGCAGACCCTCCACGCCTCCACGCCTGA
- a CDS encoding thioredoxin family protein has protein sequence MQTLHASTPDDYAAALAAHSRLLVDYYKDDCPGCKMLDMSLAKFAATAESEGVALLKVKLEVIGEDFFRDLGLRQTPTLALFKDGSEAARLPGFQSPGQISQAVGLHLATADV, from the coding sequence ATGCAGACCCTCCACGCCTCCACGCCTGACGACTACGCCGCCGCACTGGCCGCGCACTCGCGCCTGCTGGTCGATTACTACAAGGACGATTGCCCGGGCTGCAAGATGCTCGACATGTCGCTGGCCAAGTTCGCCGCGACCGCCGAGTCCGAAGGCGTCGCGCTGTTGAAGGTGAAGCTGGAAGTGATCGGCGAGGATTTCTTTCGCGACCTCGGCCTGCGCCAGACGCCGACGCTGGCGCTGTTCAAGGACGGCAGCGAGGCCGCGCGCCTGCCGGGCTTCCAGTCCCCGGGCCAGATCTCGCAGGCGGTGGGCCTGCATCTCGCCACCGCGGACGTCTGA
- a CDS encoding LysR family transcriptional regulator, translated as MRFDLTDLRLVVAVCNGGSIPRGADDVAMTLASASERIRHLEDTLGAALFERHARGVRPTDAGRVLLAHARRVLAQIARLQADLARFGTAQSSRIRLHANTAAMSELVPARLPAFLQAQPAAEVDVVEQDSPGIVAALRGRRCDIGIASDAVDVRGLAAIALRADPLDLIVPSSHALAHLRAIDADALPAGGYVGLADTTALQRHIASHARSHGRSLRWRLRVAGLDAVCRLVGEGIGQAIVPRATAVRCRRRDGFARIAIDAPWARRRLLLLTRAGEPLPRDGDALLRALAAR; from the coding sequence ATGCGCTTCGACCTGACCGACCTGCGCCTGGTGGTGGCCGTCTGCAACGGCGGTTCGATCCCCCGTGGCGCCGACGACGTGGCGATGACGCTGGCTTCGGCCAGCGAACGCATCCGCCATCTCGAAGACACACTCGGCGCCGCGTTGTTCGAGCGACATGCGCGCGGGGTGCGTCCGACCGACGCCGGTCGCGTGCTGCTGGCGCATGCACGTCGCGTGCTCGCGCAGATCGCGCGCCTGCAGGCCGATCTCGCCCGTTTCGGCACTGCGCAGTCGTCACGCATCCGCCTGCATGCGAACACCGCGGCGATGAGCGAACTGGTGCCCGCGCGTCTCCCGGCGTTCCTGCAGGCGCAGCCCGCGGCCGAAGTCGACGTGGTGGAGCAGGACAGCCCCGGCATCGTCGCCGCGCTGCGCGGTCGTCGCTGCGACATCGGCATCGCGTCCGACGCGGTCGATGTCCGGGGGCTCGCTGCGATCGCACTGCGCGCCGACCCGCTCGACCTCATCGTGCCGTCATCGCACGCGCTCGCCCACCTGCGTGCGATCGATGCGGATGCATTGCCGGCAGGCGGCTACGTGGGGCTCGCCGACACGACCGCGCTGCAGCGGCACATCGCCTCGCATGCGCGCAGCCACGGCAGATCGCTGCGCTGGCGCCTGCGGGTGGCGGGTCTGGACGCGGTGTGCCGCCTGGTCGGCGAAGGCATCGGTCAGGCGATCGTGCCGCGCGCGACCGCGGTGCGCTGTCGCCGGCGCGACGGCTTCGCGCGCATCGCCATCGACGCGCCGTGGGCGCGGCGTCGCCTGCTGCTGCTCACGCGTGCCGGCGAACCGCTGCCGCGAGACGGCGACGCGCTGCTGCGCGCCTTGGCCGCGCGCTGA
- a CDS encoding ImmA/IrrE family metallo-endopeptidase, producing the protein MNKRLDPRISSSRMRLENPYAHMEEIAECWEAANYQNPYRFVTSDEKSVSAKKSHSFESIEAQAKELQRAIWKKRTDLGLSQNVHPIDVLDPQLAAELLGFEFTLHPSLGWMVNGRRRVSVAGLIDQSNRSIQIATDADPRVMRFTAAHEIGHAILHPDQTGLHRDQPLDGVRQSRNRTELEADKFATYFLLPEKLLTEEFRSRFLGPFALNEQTAFALLSKPIYEVIEALPTRRHVARKLAGATYYNGRHFVSLSESFGVSIEAMAIRLEELKLVIE; encoded by the coding sequence ATGAACAAGCGATTGGATCCGCGCATCTCGTCTAGTCGCATGCGACTGGAGAACCCGTACGCCCACATGGAAGAGATTGCAGAGTGCTGGGAGGCGGCTAATTATCAGAATCCGTATCGCTTTGTGACTTCGGACGAGAAATCAGTCTCTGCAAAAAAGAGCCATAGCTTCGAGTCGATCGAGGCACAGGCCAAAGAGTTGCAACGCGCTATCTGGAAAAAAAGGACAGATCTCGGGCTGAGCCAGAACGTCCACCCGATTGATGTCCTGGATCCGCAGCTTGCCGCGGAACTGCTCGGCTTCGAGTTCACCTTGCATCCCAGCCTTGGATGGATGGTTAATGGCCGTCGTCGAGTTTCCGTTGCAGGGTTGATTGATCAATCCAATCGATCGATTCAGATTGCAACCGATGCTGATCCGAGGGTCATGCGTTTCACTGCGGCTCATGAGATCGGACACGCAATTCTTCATCCCGATCAAACAGGGCTACATCGAGATCAGCCGCTCGACGGTGTTCGACAGTCGCGTAATCGCACTGAACTCGAAGCGGACAAGTTCGCGACATATTTTCTGCTGCCAGAAAAACTTCTCACCGAAGAATTTAGGTCTCGCTTCTTGGGTCCTTTTGCTCTCAATGAACAGACCGCATTTGCTCTGCTCAGCAAGCCCATTTACGAAGTGATCGAAGCTCTTCCGACTCGTCGCCACGTCGCGAGGAAGCTCGCTGGCGCGACATATTACAACGGCCGCCATTTCGTATCGTTGTCCGAGTCTTTTGGAGTCAGCATCGAAGCAATGGCCATTCGCCTTGAAGAACTGAAACTCGTTATTGAATGA
- a CDS encoding ribonucleotide-diphosphate reductase subunit beta, with amino-acid sequence MAATSTPLDRIKILEPRHPNRSTGIINGQTSGILNWNDIPYPSFYRAYKELSTNFWIPDEVDMKGDAKQYGELSAREKNAYDSIIGLLATLDSPQTRYIYNVAEYITDPAAHANAAIIGQQEVIHNESYSYVLASITGLADQNRVFELARTHPTIIARNQPIMESYNDFMREKSAETLIRSLVQSSILEGINFYSGFAYFYNLVRQNRMTGTGKIISFINRDELAHSKFISELIRAIVGENQSLQGDQLTQYVHDAFEHAIELETRWTAEVLDGIDGIDVDEMVRYVKYRANKMAGMLGIEKLYSDTTDNVMPWIKAYADNFTETKTDFFEMRNASYKKTNSDNGFDDL; translated from the coding sequence ATGGCCGCCACGTCCACCCCGCTCGACCGCATCAAGATCCTCGAGCCGCGTCATCCCAACCGCTCGACCGGCATCATCAACGGCCAGACCAGCGGCATCCTCAACTGGAACGACATTCCGTATCCGTCGTTCTATCGCGCCTACAAGGAACTCTCGACCAACTTCTGGATTCCGGACGAGGTCGACATGAAGGGCGACGCCAAGCAGTACGGCGAGCTCTCCGCGCGCGAGAAAAACGCCTACGATTCGATCATCGGCCTGCTGGCCACGCTGGATTCGCCGCAGACGCGCTACATCTACAACGTCGCCGAATACATCACCGACCCGGCCGCGCACGCCAACGCCGCGATCATCGGCCAGCAGGAAGTGATCCACAACGAGAGCTACAGCTACGTGCTAGCCTCGATCACCGGCCTCGCCGATCAGAACCGCGTGTTCGAACTCGCGCGCACGCATCCCACGATCATCGCGCGCAACCAGCCGATCATGGAGTCCTACAACGACTTCATGCGCGAGAAGTCCGCCGAGACGCTGATCCGCTCGCTGGTGCAGTCGTCGATCCTCGAAGGCATCAATTTCTATTCGGGATTTGCGTACTTCTACAACCTGGTCCGCCAGAACCGGATGACCGGCACCGGCAAGATCATCAGCTTCATCAACCGCGACGAACTGGCGCACAGCAAGTTCATCAGCGAACTGATCCGCGCCATCGTCGGCGAGAACCAGTCGCTGCAGGGCGACCAGCTCACCCAGTACGTGCACGACGCGTTCGAACACGCGATCGAACTCGAGACCCGCTGGACCGCCGAAGTGCTCGACGGTATCGACGGCATCGACGTCGACGAGATGGTCCGCTACGTGAAGTACCGCGCCAACAAGATGGCCGGCATGCTGGGCATCGAGAAGCTGTACTCCGACACCACCGACAACGTGATGCCGTGGATCAAGGCCTACGCCGACAACTTCACCGAGACCAAGACCGATTTCTTCGAGATGCGGAACGCGTCGTACAAGAAGACGAATTCTGACAACGGGTTCGACGATCTCTGA
- a CDS encoding acyl-CoA thioesterase: MLEIVFPDHTNHLGTLFGGTALAWMDKAAFIAASRYARRTVVTARSEQVDFKLPIKQGQLVEIIASVVEVGRTSMQVEVELVAEDLLSGDRELCTRGRFVMIALDARGRPAQVAALPGSTP, translated from the coding sequence ATGCTCGAGATCGTGTTCCCCGACCACACCAACCATCTCGGCACGCTGTTCGGCGGCACCGCGCTGGCGTGGATGGACAAGGCCGCCTTCATCGCCGCATCGCGCTACGCGCGCCGCACGGTGGTGACCGCGCGTTCGGAACAGGTCGACTTCAAGCTGCCGATCAAGCAGGGCCAACTGGTCGAGATCATCGCGAGCGTGGTCGAGGTGGGCCGCACTTCGATGCAGGTGGAAGTGGAACTCGTCGCCGAAGACCTGCTCAGTGGCGATCGCGAACTGTGCACGCGCGGCCGATTCGTGATGATCGCGCTCGATGCGCGGGGTCGCCCGGCGCAGGTCGCGGCGCTGCCGGGGAGCACGCCGTGA
- the mntR gene encoding manganese-binding transcriptional regulator MntR, with product MVRALPPGKPKPGQPAPLLEADVQVESFRQVREARRAELVEDYVELISDLIADGGEARQVDIAERLGVAQPTVARMLQRLVRDGLVLQKPYRGAFLTDAGEKLARASRARHQTVEAFLVALGVPPDIARRDAEGIEHHVSPETLAVFEAFVQTRGA from the coding sequence ATGGTCAGAGCCCTCCCTCCCGGCAAACCGAAACCCGGCCAGCCCGCGCCCCTGCTGGAAGCCGACGTACAGGTCGAGAGCTTCCGTCAGGTGCGCGAGGCGCGCCGGGCCGAACTGGTGGAGGACTACGTCGAGCTGATCTCGGATCTCATCGCCGACGGCGGCGAGGCGCGCCAGGTCGACATCGCCGAGCGCCTCGGCGTCGCCCAGCCGACGGTCGCGCGCATGCTGCAGCGCCTGGTGCGCGATGGGCTGGTGCTGCAGAAGCCCTATCGCGGCGCGTTCCTGACCGACGCCGGCGAGAAGCTGGCCCGCGCCAGTCGCGCGCGGCATCAGACGGTCGAGGCCTTCCTCGTCGCACTCGGCGTGCCACCCGACATCGCGCGTCGCGATGCCGAGGGCATCGAACACCACGTCAGTCCGGAAACCCTGGCGGTGTTCGAGGCCTTCGTGCAGACGCGGGGCGCGTAG
- a CDS encoding thioredoxin-like domain-containing protein: MQPQTSRAVSRVRRYGCPWLLTALLLASIAQAGERAPPDPSLRGDIAAALVRPDGARFVPYRWAREPEIVALYFGADWCAPCHAFVPTLREIRDTLRAAGADTEVVYVSLDNAESDMRRYMRRQAMPWPAIEHRRLRALPAIRALGGVAPPNLVLVDRQGRVLASAWQGRRRTGLQDVLQVWREHVAPTPVHPDVPLPSSTGAGKDRGAEGVDVVP; encoded by the coding sequence ATGCAGCCGCAAACCTCGCGCGCTGTATCGCGTGTGCGCCGGTACGGGTGTCCGTGGCTGCTGACGGCACTGCTGCTGGCGTCCATTGCGCAGGCCGGCGAGCGTGCGCCACCCGATCCCTCGCTGCGCGGCGATATCGCGGCGGCCCTGGTCCGTCCCGACGGCGCGCGCTTCGTGCCGTACCGCTGGGCGCGCGAGCCGGAGATCGTCGCACTGTACTTCGGTGCCGACTGGTGCGCGCCGTGCCATGCCTTCGTGCCGACGCTGCGCGAGATCCGCGACACCCTGCGCGCAGCGGGCGCCGACACCGAAGTCGTCTACGTCAGCCTGGACAACGCCGAGTCGGACATGCGCCGCTACATGCGCCGGCAGGCGATGCCGTGGCCGGCCATCGAACATCGCCGTCTGCGCGCGCTGCCGGCGATCCGCGCACTCGGCGGGGTGGCGCCGCCGAATCTGGTGCTGGTCGATCGCCAGGGGCGGGTGCTGGCGAGCGCGTGGCAGGGGCGGCGACGGACCGGCCTGCAGGATGTCCTGCAGGTGTGGCGCGAACACGTCGCGCCGACGCCCGTGCACCCGGACGTCCCGCTGCCGTCATCGACGGGCGCCGGCAAGGATCGCGGTGCGGAAGGTGTCGACGTGGTGCCGTAG
- a CDS encoding sulfite exporter TauE/SafE family protein, with amino-acid sequence MPEVSTLDGWIWIAAVFMLAGLVKGVIGLGLPTVAMALLALGMSPAQAAALLLVPSLLTNVWQCRPWHSLPALLRDTWPLHLGIFFGTLVIGAWLGAPAGALAGVLLGMVLVAYAAIGLRGWRWRSATRASGLPAGLVTGALTAMTGVFVVPAVPWLQGRIDARARLVQAMGLAFTVATVALGLQLAMHDALAAGRLGISLLLVVPALHGMALGAWLRARLSATLLRRCFFGGIGGLGAWMMMRALA; translated from the coding sequence ATGCCCGAGGTCTCCACCCTGGATGGCTGGATCTGGATCGCGGCGGTGTTCATGCTCGCCGGGCTGGTCAAGGGCGTCATCGGCCTGGGTCTGCCGACGGTGGCGATGGCGCTGCTGGCGCTGGGCATGTCGCCGGCGCAGGCCGCCGCGCTGTTGCTGGTGCCTTCACTGCTGACCAATGTCTGGCAATGCCGGCCGTGGCACAGCCTGCCGGCGCTGTTGCGCGATACCTGGCCACTGCACCTGGGAATCTTCTTCGGCACGCTGGTGATCGGCGCTTGGCTGGGCGCGCCCGCCGGCGCGTTGGCGGGCGTGCTGCTGGGCATGGTGCTGGTGGCCTACGCGGCGATCGGCCTGCGCGGCTGGCGTTGGCGCAGCGCCACGCGGGCCAGTGGGCTGCCGGCCGGTCTGGTCACCGGCGCGCTGACCGCGATGACCGGCGTGTTCGTGGTGCCCGCGGTGCCCTGGCTGCAGGGCCGGATCGACGCCCGCGCGAGACTGGTGCAGGCGATGGGGCTGGCCTTCACGGTGGCGACGGTGGCGCTGGGCCTGCAACTGGCGATGCACGATGCACTGGCCGCTGGCCGGCTCGGGATCTCACTGCTGCTGGTGGTGCCCGCCCTGCACGGCATGGCGCTCGGCGCCTGGCTGCGCGCACGGTTGTCGGCGACGCTGTTGCGGCGCTGCTTCTTCGGCGGCATCGGTGGATTGGGGGCGTGGATGATGATGCGCGCACTGGCGTGA
- a CDS encoding TonB-dependent receptor plug domain-containing protein yields MSTRCSPLPRSGFSPFRPRSGRHAHVGAALSLALSVGGAGAAERNAVELDRVQVVSTATRSERLLADVPIRTEVLRGEDIALRAVTDFSRVAELITGLRVESNCQNCNTSEVQLLGLGGAYNQLLFDGAPLLSTLGSVYGLEQIPAALIDRVEVVKGGGSSLYGPGAVAGVVNLIPQQPVRNGGFVQVGTEVQRGAPAWSVDGRGDLVSDDGRGGLSVVGQWSTSDAIDFNGDGYSEIVDKDQRVAGAQGWYAPNDTATLRANYLFTHETRRGGNRFDQPEWLANIAESLDTDYHRGGVHWDQRLGDDADVTFGYSFAFIRRTSFYGGLGEVATDPADPAFDPDALDPRVPGSAAATSFDQYGYTENPLHYLDSQFNLRRGAHALAFGVQYKRESVRDDRRNAAGDTLLRGARERFSNLGVFVQDEWTVGEAVDLVLGARVDKHSALRDAIVSPRLALAWQASEAWKFRAGVSTGFRAPEVFSEDLHVDTLGAEPIRIRNADDLVEERATTAMLGLDWRTGDGRLTWDATASLTALRDSFVLSEIREDAVGLYQVRENAGGAQVAGFETNLGWQAGDTVRLTTGVAWYRSRFDAAQTVFDDSEDGGDTVIATRDYLKTPRWSGQAQLTWSPSSLLDAYVGVKYTGAMWALNNNSARLARTPTFWVVDAGTTWHLGRGDRHWDLALGVRNLLDQRQKDLETGAGRDSDYVYGPRFARSVYASARFNF; encoded by the coding sequence ATGTCGACACGCTGCTCCCCCCTGCCGCGCAGCGGCTTCTCGCCGTTCCGTCCACGTTCCGGCCGTCACGCCCACGTGGGTGCCGCGTTGTCGCTCGCCCTGTCGGTGGGCGGTGCGGGCGCCGCCGAACGCAACGCGGTGGAGCTGGACCGCGTCCAGGTGGTCAGCACCGCGACGCGCAGCGAACGCCTGCTGGCGGATGTGCCGATCCGCACCGAAGTGCTGCGTGGCGAGGACATCGCGCTGCGCGCGGTGACCGACTTCTCGCGTGTCGCCGAGCTGATCACGGGCCTGCGGGTCGAAAGCAACTGCCAGAACTGCAATACCTCCGAAGTGCAGCTGCTCGGACTGGGCGGCGCCTACAACCAGTTGCTGTTCGACGGTGCGCCGCTGCTGTCCACGCTCGGCAGCGTGTATGGACTGGAACAGATTCCGGCGGCACTCATCGACCGCGTCGAGGTGGTCAAGGGCGGTGGCTCCTCGCTGTACGGGCCGGGCGCTGTCGCGGGCGTGGTCAATCTGATTCCGCAGCAGCCGGTGCGCAATGGCGGCTTCGTGCAGGTGGGTACCGAGGTGCAGCGCGGCGCGCCGGCGTGGAGCGTCGACGGCCGCGGCGATCTGGTATCGGATGATGGCCGCGGCGGGCTGTCGGTGGTCGGGCAGTGGTCGACGAGCGACGCCATCGACTTCAACGGCGACGGCTACAGCGAGATCGTCGACAAGGACCAGCGCGTTGCCGGTGCACAGGGCTGGTACGCGCCCAACGACACCGCGACCCTGCGCGCCAACTATCTGTTCACCCACGAAACGCGTCGCGGCGGCAACCGCTTCGATCAGCCCGAGTGGCTGGCCAACATCGCCGAGTCGCTGGACACCGACTACCACCGCGGCGGCGTGCACTGGGACCAGCGGCTCGGCGACGATGCCGACGTCACCTTCGGCTACTCGTTCGCCTTCATCAGGCGCACGAGCTTCTACGGCGGCCTGGGCGAGGTGGCGACCGACCCGGCCGATCCCGCGTTCGACCCGGACGCACTCGATCCGCGCGTGCCCGGGAGTGCAGCCGCGACATCGTTCGACCAGTACGGCTACACCGAGAATCCGCTGCATTACCTCGACAGCCAGTTCAACCTGCGCAGGGGCGCGCATGCGCTGGCATTCGGCGTGCAGTACAAGCGCGAATCGGTCCGCGACGATCGGCGCAATGCCGCTGGCGACACGCTGCTGCGTGGCGCGCGCGAGCGCTTCAGCAATCTCGGCGTGTTCGTGCAGGACGAATGGACGGTCGGCGAGGCGGTGGATCTCGTACTCGGCGCGCGCGTGGACAAGCACTCGGCGTTGCGCGATGCCATCGTCTCACCGCGCCTCGCACTGGCCTGGCAGGCCAGCGAGGCATGGAAGTTCCGTGCCGGCGTGTCCACCGGCTTCCGCGCGCCCGAGGTGTTCAGCGAAGACCTGCACGTGGACACCCTGGGGGCCGAGCCGATCCGCATCCGCAATGCCGATGATCTTGTCGAAGAGCGTGCGACCACGGCCATGCTGGGGCTCGACTGGCGGACGGGCGACGGGCGCCTGACCTGGGATGCGACGGCATCGCTGACCGCACTGCGCGACAGCTTCGTGCTCAGCGAGATCCGCGAGGATGCCGTCGGGCTGTACCAGGTGCGCGAGAACGCCGGCGGCGCGCAGGTGGCTGGATTTGAAACCAACCTCGGCTGGCAGGCGGGCGACACGGTGCGGCTGACCACCGGCGTCGCCTGGTACCGCTCGCGTTTCGACGCCGCGCAAACCGTGTTCGACGACAGTGAGGACGGCGGCGACACCGTGATCGCCACCCGCGACTATCTGAAGACGCCGCGCTGGAGCGGACAGGCGCAGCTCACCTGGTCGCCGTCTTCGCTGCTCGATGCCTACGTGGGTGTGAAGTACACCGGTGCGATGTGGGCGCTGAACAACAACAGCGCCCGCCTGGCGCGCACGCCCACGTTCTGGGTCGTCGATGCCGGCACCACCTGGCATCTGGGCCGGGGCGATCGCCACTGGGATCTCGCGCTGGGCGTGCGCAACCTGCTCGACCAGCGCCAGAAGGATCTGGAGACCGGGGCCGGCCGCGACAGCGACTATGTCTATGGTCCGCGCTTCGCGCGGTCGGTGTATGCCAGCGCGCGATTCAATTTCTGA